The Anaerolineales bacterium nucleotide sequence ATTGATGGTTTCAAATAATTACATCCTTTTTTTCCGCTGTTATGGGGCTGGGAGAAGGTGCCCGAAGGGCGGATGAGGGGGAGGGTGAGCAGGTAGAATTTTTGTATTGAAATAGACAGCCTGAGCCGGTGCCATAGATTTTACGATGACGGTTGGAGCGGTATCCGCCCGGCAACGCATGGTCAGCCTACCCGGTTATCCCGAGATGGCTCACGCCGTTTGCGGATTTCCCGCCCGATTCCCGCCGCAACCGCGCCGACGGCTCCGGCGGAAAGCGCCGCTCCGGCCGGAATCAGCGGCAGGTAGTACCGCTGCCAGAGGATCGGAATCCCGGCGATGATTCCGGCGAATACCGAAAGAAACCAAAGCAAAGCGACGATCCAGGCGCCGTCCAATCTTCGCCGGACCACCCGCACCCCCGCGTATCCCAATCCATAAAGCGCCAGTCCGGCGGCCAGGCCGGAGCCGGCGGCGCCGGCGGTCAGCGCGTTCAGCGGCAACGCGAGGTAGGCTCGCTCGGCTGCGGCGGTGGCATCGGCGTAGTTTGGGATCTCCCAGAACGCCGGCGGCGCGACAAACCATTCATAAAAGGCGCCCATCAGCCGAATCGGAACCGATTCCAACAACGACATCGGCGCGGCGGCGCGCAGGGCTTGGACCTGCTCCGCCAACAGGCATTGGCGTTCGGCGACGGTTGCCGCAAGGGCTCCCAAAGGATCGCACCAATACACGGGATTGAGGAGAAGGAACACGGCCAGAAAGCCCGCCGCCGTCACCCCCGAACGGGCCAAACCGCGCAGAAAAACCCGCCAGACCGACTCCTCTCCCGTTTCAAGAAACATCGCCGCGAGAACGACCGGAGCGATCAACAATCCCGAATACTTCGCGGAGGCGGACAAGGCCAACGCCGCGCCCA carries:
- a CDS encoding phospholipid carrier-dependent glycosyltransferase; the encoded protein is MLVQKGGILAAGLAAAVYLGFLLGSLPAVPFHPDEATYIYMSRDLDRILESGPLSVCWRKGNAADLLQTERERDTPLTRYTVGAARRIGGKEATAANWDWSAEWSRNLERGAVPSPGLLFLARIPQAGLLFLAVLLMARIGWRLGGGTGAAAAALLFGLNPQILLHGRRAMSEAGLLFGMILTVALLLERRRIAARFFREIGWPLSVGAALALSASAKYSGLLIAPVVLAAMFLETGEESVWRVFLRGLARSGVTAAGFLAVFLLLNPVYWCDPLGALAATVAERQCLLAEQVQALRAAAPMSLLESVPIRLMGAFYEWFVAPPAFWEIPNYADATAAAERAYLALPLNALTAGAAGSGLAAGLALYGLGYAGVRVVRRRLDGAWIVALLWFLSVFAGIIAGIPILWQRYYLPLIPAGAALSAGAVGAVAAGIGREIRKRREPSRDNRVG